The following coding sequences lie in one Desmodus rotundus isolate HL8 chromosome 1, HLdesRot8A.1, whole genome shotgun sequence genomic window:
- the LOC112298411 gene encoding mastin isoform X3: MLWLLFLTLPCLGGSMPVTSDPSPGTELVGIVGGHDAPAGKWPWQVSLWIMLRTDEWELKCGGSLIHPQWVLTAAHCIPGKNPVPQHLLVQVGQVRPSNSHSVQVAMVIRHPKYNLAQKAQGGADVALLKLKAPVIQSKLVNWIALPPARLTVPSGMRCWVTGWGNTAVNESLPPPYHLQEVEVPIVAEEICRQQYRLKNQFIKDDMLCAGSNGRDSCQGDSGGPLVCNWTGTWLQVGVVSWGNGCGDPNFPGVYARVTSFLSWIHHYVHSST, from the exons aTGCTGTGGCTGCTATTCCTGACCCTCCCCTGCTTGGGGGGCTCCATGCCTGTGACCTCAG accccagcccaggcacTGAGCTGGTGGGCATTGTGGGGGGGCACGATGCCCCCGCTGGGAAGTGGCCGTGGCAGGTGAGCCTGTGGATCATGCTCCGGACAGACGAGTGGGAGCTCAAGTGTGGGGGTTCCCTCATCCACCCCCAGTGGGTGCTGACCGCTGCCCACTGCATTCCAGG GAAAAACCCAGTGCCTCAGCACTTATTGGTCCAAGTGGGACAAGTGAGACCCTCAAACAGTCACAGTGTGCAAGTGGCTATGGTCATCCGCCACCCCAAGTACAACCTTGCACAGAAGGCACAAGGTGGGGCTGACGTGGCGCTTCTCAAGCTGAAGGCCCCTGTGATACAGTCTAAACTAGTCAACTGGATCGCCCTCCCGCCAGCGAGGCTCACGGTCCCCTCGGGCATGAGGTGCTGGGTGACCGGCTGGGGTAACACTGCTGTCAACG AGTCGCTGCCCCCACCCTACCACCTGCAGGAGGTGGAGGTCCCCATCGTGGCGGAGGAGATCTGCAGGCAGCAATACCGCCTGAAGAACCAGTTTATCAAGGACGACATGCTGTGTGCGGGGAGCAATGGCCGGGACTCCTGCCAG GGTGACTCTGGGGGCCCCTTGGTCTGTAACTGGACGGGCACCTGGTTGCAGGTTGGAGTGGTGAGTTGGGGGAATGGCTGCGGCGATCCCAACTTTCCTGGAGTCTATGCCCGAGTGACATCCTTCTTGTCCTGGATCCACCACTATGTCCACTCCTCTAcctga
- the LOC112298411 gene encoding mastin isoform X1, which translates to MGSGRTLNTSCLTHGLLVTTSPTEGMLWLLFLTLPCLGGSMPVTSDPSPGTELVGIVGGHDAPAGKWPWQVSLWIMLRTDEWELKCGGSLIHPQWVLTAAHCIPGKNPVPQHLLVQVGQVRPSNSHSVQVAMVIRHPKYNLAQKAQGGADVALLKLKAPVIQSKLVNWIALPPARLTVPSGMRCWVTGWGNTAVNESLPPPYHLQEVEVPIVAEEICRQQYRLKNQFIKDDMLCAGSNGRDSCQGDSGGPLVCNWTGTWLQVGVVSWGNGCGDPNFPGVYARVTSFLSWIHHYVHSST; encoded by the exons ATGGGCTCAGGGAGGACACTCAATACTTCTTGTTTGACACATGGCCTGCTGGTCACCACTAGTCCCACCGAAGGG aTGCTGTGGCTGCTATTCCTGACCCTCCCCTGCTTGGGGGGCTCCATGCCTGTGACCTCAG accccagcccaggcacTGAGCTGGTGGGCATTGTGGGGGGGCACGATGCCCCCGCTGGGAAGTGGCCGTGGCAGGTGAGCCTGTGGATCATGCTCCGGACAGACGAGTGGGAGCTCAAGTGTGGGGGTTCCCTCATCCACCCCCAGTGGGTGCTGACCGCTGCCCACTGCATTCCAGG GAAAAACCCAGTGCCTCAGCACTTATTGGTCCAAGTGGGACAAGTGAGACCCTCAAACAGTCACAGTGTGCAAGTGGCTATGGTCATCCGCCACCCCAAGTACAACCTTGCACAGAAGGCACAAGGTGGGGCTGACGTGGCGCTTCTCAAGCTGAAGGCCCCTGTGATACAGTCTAAACTAGTCAACTGGATCGCCCTCCCGCCAGCGAGGCTCACGGTCCCCTCGGGCATGAGGTGCTGGGTGACCGGCTGGGGTAACACTGCTGTCAACG AGTCGCTGCCCCCACCCTACCACCTGCAGGAGGTGGAGGTCCCCATCGTGGCGGAGGAGATCTGCAGGCAGCAATACCGCCTGAAGAACCAGTTTATCAAGGACGACATGCTGTGTGCGGGGAGCAATGGCCGGGACTCCTGCCAG GGTGACTCTGGGGGCCCCTTGGTCTGTAACTGGACGGGCACCTGGTTGCAGGTTGGAGTGGTGAGTTGGGGGAATGGCTGCGGCGATCCCAACTTTCCTGGAGTCTATGCCCGAGTGACATCCTTCTTGTCCTGGATCCACCACTATGTCCACTCCTCTAcctga
- the LOC112298411 gene encoding mastin isoform X2, producing MMLWLLFLTLPCLGGSMPVTSDPSPGTELVGIVGGHDAPAGKWPWQVSLWIMLRTDEWELKCGGSLIHPQWVLTAAHCIPGKNPVPQHLLVQVGQVRPSNSHSVQVAMVIRHPKYNLAQKAQGGADVALLKLKAPVIQSKLVNWIALPPARLTVPSGMRCWVTGWGNTAVNESLPPPYHLQEVEVPIVAEEICRQQYRLKNQFIKDDMLCAGSNGRDSCQGDSGGPLVCNWTGTWLQVGVVSWGNGCGDPNFPGVYARVTSFLSWIHHYVHSST from the exons ATG aTGCTGTGGCTGCTATTCCTGACCCTCCCCTGCTTGGGGGGCTCCATGCCTGTGACCTCAG accccagcccaggcacTGAGCTGGTGGGCATTGTGGGGGGGCACGATGCCCCCGCTGGGAAGTGGCCGTGGCAGGTGAGCCTGTGGATCATGCTCCGGACAGACGAGTGGGAGCTCAAGTGTGGGGGTTCCCTCATCCACCCCCAGTGGGTGCTGACCGCTGCCCACTGCATTCCAGG GAAAAACCCAGTGCCTCAGCACTTATTGGTCCAAGTGGGACAAGTGAGACCCTCAAACAGTCACAGTGTGCAAGTGGCTATGGTCATCCGCCACCCCAAGTACAACCTTGCACAGAAGGCACAAGGTGGGGCTGACGTGGCGCTTCTCAAGCTGAAGGCCCCTGTGATACAGTCTAAACTAGTCAACTGGATCGCCCTCCCGCCAGCGAGGCTCACGGTCCCCTCGGGCATGAGGTGCTGGGTGACCGGCTGGGGTAACACTGCTGTCAACG AGTCGCTGCCCCCACCCTACCACCTGCAGGAGGTGGAGGTCCCCATCGTGGCGGAGGAGATCTGCAGGCAGCAATACCGCCTGAAGAACCAGTTTATCAAGGACGACATGCTGTGTGCGGGGAGCAATGGCCGGGACTCCTGCCAG GGTGACTCTGGGGGCCCCTTGGTCTGTAACTGGACGGGCACCTGGTTGCAGGTTGGAGTGGTGAGTTGGGGGAATGGCTGCGGCGATCCCAACTTTCCTGGAGTCTATGCCCGAGTGACATCCTTCTTGTCCTGGATCCACCACTATGTCCACTCCTCTAcctga